The segment tctttgtctctgactggttggccacccctggtgtagggcctataagtctgaaATGCACAACACGACCCCTGTAACCTACCAAAATCTCTATTATGAACTTCCTACTACAGTTACCTGTGCTGAACTCAttaatacagaggttcccaaacgccgtCTTCAAAGTACCCCAacaaatagtccaggttttaagtatatttgtggtcagcacagatggttaaatcaaattgattgaggtactaatgaagtcacctgtggccaagcatgggtaTACTtacaacctggaccgttggggttcctAGAGGACTGCGTTTGCGTTAATAAAAACTCAAGATCACAGTTTTTTCCAGTTAAGTCTAAAGCAGGTAAATGCTTCAGGAAAAGACATGCTTGGTTGTTGTGGGGGAATGTAATGGATCATGTTGGGAGAGCTTGTATTTCAAGGACAGCGCATGTGGTCCATATTGCCAGAAATGTCATGACAGCTTGAATCAAGCAGGAGTTTCCTTTTTGCCTTATTCTTAACAGAACACAGTAGCTAGTAGTAGATAATTCCCAAATATTACTATACTTCCACTAAAATGATCACTCACCACTGTCTGACTGTGCATGATGATGTATGTTACTATATAGCAGGGTTTCCCAACCTTGCACATAACCGTCCAGGTTTTAGTgagatccatgcttgagcacagatggttaaatcaaataactgaggcactaatttagtcacctgtgatCAAGTATGGCTATATTTAGAACGTGgattgttatgggccctacacattggccgatccgccgccaagctgcccgacggcggatacggcctacaggtgacccggcggcgggggggcagtgacggggggagtgaagttacttcactccccccgtcacacggctccatagaactgcaggcaaatatggacgagatcgtccatattggcctgcatgcacagccgacggggcaccagcgatgaacgagcgcggggccgcgcatcgttcatcgttggtgcctccacaccacgatatgaacgttatctcgttcattaatgaacgagatcgttcatatcgtgcagtgatgtcggccagtgtgtagggcccataagtgtgccttgagaacctctTGCTATAGCACATTATGGTGGCTGATGTGCCACTCACACCCCTATACAGTACAACTTACACTGTAACCACCAAAGCACACATGAAACTATTTAATTCTAGGGGAATGTTTACTAGCAATCAACATTTTTACTGACACATTATGTTGCAAAATGTAGCAAAAACTCTGAAGAGGCGGCATTAGAAAGGGCATCTGCTGAGGGTAGTCTAGTAATCGCAGGAAGCCGCTGTCTGTTATTGGCTAATGATACTAATAAGCGTGACCACATTTTAAGGTTTCTTGATTTACGAATAGGTATACTTTCTAAAACCATAACTGTAAGTACATCTTAGAAGTACAACAGTTAATAAATAAAAACATGCATGAAAACTTTCATTTGTAACATAGCTTACAATTTAAACAATGTAGAACCTACCACTAGAAATATGTGCAGAATAAATGGAGATGTATCTTGTGTATCTGTTGAAGTTTGGACCAATACAAAAATGTGTCTGTACagtaaatgtgtatctggcatattAGCACTGTAATAACATCTGCACAAAGGCATTTGTTCTGCCAGAGgcattttatataataataataataataataataataataataattccaatcTCTTTAGTGTAGAAACATGAGGtgtgcagtgcaggttggataaGTATTGCCTCACACACACCTGTTACCTTCCCATGTCATATCACACAGCAATCACAGCCTGTCACCAGACTCATCACAGTAAGGTAAAGTTACACAAAGACAATTTTCACTAGATGATTAAAAAGAAACCTGGTAATCCCAATGACAATGTAACAGTGGCAAATGGCAAACATCACAGCAGTCTCAGGGTTGTGCTAAGGTAATTAccctctgtttatatatatatatatatatatatatatatatatatatatatatatatatatatatatatataaaatctccttcCATTTATATGCACACGGTATAATAAAAAAAGCttgtgtgtgtttatttataaATTGTCAGCTGAGAATGATTTGGTCTGCCCTGTATAGTAACTTGTTGCTCGGCGTAGGATGGGACTTGTACTAGTACTATAATACATACACAGCCTCGCACAGCACGCACTGGTAGGGTGTGCTCACATATGACACATGCATGCAGTACATGTacacatattatacacacatacatgcacagtgACAGAGTACAGAAAGAAGAGTACCTGGTGGCGGCTGCAGCTGTCTGTCTCCCCGGTCCCTGCTGCGCTGTGATCATCTCCTCACACAGTGCAGAACGCACTTCCCCCTCCCGTCCACCAGGGGGAGCCCATCTACAGCGCAGGGCCCGGGACATAGGGAGCGAGAGACGTCGGATCACGTGGTGCGGAAGAGCCGCTTACTGTGTGGGCATCGGGCAGAAGCTGTATCGTGCTGGAACAAGCGGCAGGAGACCCGGGCACTGGTGAGGGGTGCTGGGGCTGTGGCGCGGGCGTCCAGCCAGTGAACTGCCAGCTGTTTTACACTTCTCACTGGTCACCGTGGCTGGTGTAGGCGGTGTATGGCGCTGCGTAGCTCTGTGGATGGCCTATAACTGCTGAGCTAGCGCCGGAGTAACCGTACAGCCCATTGCATACAATGTAATGGTATTGTGCTGTGTTCCTATGCTGTCACTGCATAGGGGAAATCATCAGTGCTCTGAAAGTGCAGGTACTGTAACTGCGATTATCATCTTACCTGCACCTTGAGAGCACTGATGATTTTCCCAATGCAGTTACAATAATTATTGCCAGCTGTGTGAGGAGATAGCATTTCCTCTGACTTGTCCAGTGGTTATTTCCATTCCATTCCAGGATTGCAGTATTGCATACCCATTTTCAATGGTGTCTCTGATGGTTCATTGCCTCCATGGCACACCTCATTTTTGTATTGTATACTTTAttcatatggcaccacaagggttctgtagtGCTAAACAAAGTACGTAAGCTTATAGGCAaaccaagaaaacagcaacttacagtacaagacaatggagGACacgtacagatggagccgtgctcatctaaTGAGGCTCCATCCAGCGCAGCGAGGTGATCTGGCGCCTAGCTacactacgggagtgcacagagatgctcccattgcacTGAAAGAGGCATGTGCGCATCTCACGCATGCGCGTCCCAGACGCTGTGATAGGCGCGCCTCGGCGGGTGCGCTGCAGCACAGTCTGAGCCACGATTatagcgtggcttcatctgtacatggtttataaacatttttGCATTAGCGGACAGTACACTGACTTAAGCATTtgggtggcagaaactgagggttaggtgccgttgttaggagtatggagcagatgatagtctaagtaagagacggaaaagcacatgaggggagagagcCCTGCACGTGTGTGCATGAATGTCCAGGTTCCTGCGCACTAGCTTTCACATGTTTTATCATTTATTAAAatgtaggtcagtggttcccaaactgtgtgccgtggcaccctggggtgcctcggggcacttgaaggggtgcctttggttgatggtccaggaccaagtcaaattatttatggtcaatatttctccttcatccactaggggccactggagcgtagttacaatggggaatagtaggcagtaattgggagctggcactttaaaattcttcacactgtggctagctcctcccctactatctcccctccaagccagtcttagtttagtgcccgagggagctggttcacttgggtttagctgaagaatttttcttttttctttattattttcttttttcttacatacacgcacagactggcagctctgccactgccagtctgcaccgtgggagctgccggcggggtcccatcgcagctgcgtgcggctcgggatgggccccggctgagggagacactgagctctcctgagttggcggacaccgctgcgtgcggcgcgtgtcgcggccactccatccagcagaagattccggcagcacggcagtgGTAAGTAACAGTGGCcgaacaccgctgcgtgcggcgcgtgttggggccaCTCTGTCCGCTGCGTGCGGCGCACACTCCGTTAACaaaggccggacaccgctgcgtgcggcgcgtgtcggggccactccatcatctGCAAGCAGTGGTGAGTAAACACCCCCCCTTCACATTGATGTATGATTTATATATCACATTACACATTTACTGGTGCAATGTGCTCTAAGTAATAGGTTTATTCCTTCAGTGTGCCACTGTATGATCAAGGCGCCTTTTCTGATTCAAATTTGGCGCCTTTAAGGGGTGGGCGGAGCTTCAGTGCGCTATGCACAGCGCCCGCTCTGTACTgcggctcagcgctccctgctccccgcCAGCGACACACATTGCCGGCGGGGGATGCAGGGCACTCACCGACGGGTTTGTTTAAATTTTGCAccagagcggggggcggagctaactcctgctcggTACAGCGAGCGCTCCCCGCGACCCGGCCAGGATACTCACGCGCTGCACAGCGGGCTCAGCGTCCCGCTCCCCAGCCACTGTATTTCccactctgtacagcgggctccccGGCAGGGGATACAGGGCGCTCACCGCTCCGGGTAAGCTACAGGCTTCCGCGCTGCAGGCTCAGCACCCCGCTCCCCAGCCACTGCatttcccgctctgtacagcgggctccctGCTCACGCTTTGCCGGCAGGGGATACTGGGCGCTCACCGCTCCGGGTAAGCTACAGGCTCCCGCGCTGCACTCAGCGCCCCGCTCTCCATCCACTGCatttcccgctctgtacagcgggctccctgctccccgcacgcATTGCCGGAGGGGGATACAGGGCGCTCATCGTGGAACTGAAGCGGGTTAGTTAAATTTTGGACCTAATTCCGCTCTGCACAGCGGGCTCCCTGCCTCATTTCACACATTGCTAGAGGGAGAGTCAGGGAGTTTACCGCTTCATTTAAGATTTCAAAGGAGCTTaatcccgctttgctcagcgggctccccactccccagcacacacacacatggattagAGCCTGCTCTATATCAGGGGCTCATGAATGCATTGGCATAATAGTGGAGCTGATTAGGAACCCAGGTTCACATATCACCCTCTACCCAATTGGCttaattatgtatgtatatatatatatatatatatgtacatatgtgggtatatatatatatatatgtatggggttatgtatgggtgtgtgtgtatatatatgtatgtatatatatgtgtatgctgtTACACTACCATATATAGTAGCAATGTAGTGTTGTGGGCTAGTGATGAAAGCTCCCACCTGCCATGctgagagtccagggttcgattcccaaagtgctaaTCTTTTACGACGCCGATGACGAaaggacagcgactggtccagtttcggatgagctgggtagGCTCCGGTgggcggccggcagacacccgaatacacaatttcaggtatcaaacaatgtttgttttcctatcctttacccgcagacggcaggaaatggtatcaggacctctccagggtatacccctcgatgtatcgccggtccaccaagctgccgttttcctgaggcaaccttgctcagggatccatcgaagacacatatgTGGCAGCTGGgtcctaccttgtccggagcaggtaggttgtggaacaattatcctctaggttacaggatgtttcgcatcaggatcattTGATACTTTGGTAtagatcagaatcacgattctgctttatgttctttggaggtctccacgtctgcagactcggaacctgcattttcatttgggctgtcttaacccgacgacctctggggctgcgacagtgacaggtgaacatgaaatcctacggggcagatggttcagaggAAGGAACTTGCTGCAGGATTTCTTgagccattggaggtaagtccactttgctttagcctactactgccccagctccaagacagacctttaccggtctttcctttagatttttccgtgccctttcaagctttcgactccacacgggcgatatctccgtcgccaggggatctcaggtaaaaggctgaagcagaggttcaacagcctcggtccagtctgatgtttgatcatcctatacacccactacaggtcagaccttcctaccacctggagggtcccaggataGGCGCATGTcagtgggagaaggcttgggcggttacagactggaTTTTagagtacaaccgtctcaggagtccctcggcatgggtcggacgatttacgatgacaagagtcatactgcaggcggcgctctatATGctcctaaccgcaaagggtgttgatccctgtttttcacatatcatttgaatcgggacagttctcaggtctttgtcttcttttcacgttccgaagccagtgggCTTGGCTAGgcatattctggccttagaatcctttcagtctgtgattactagtttgaacaagaaagggagttttacgtgtcccttgtcttcagagatgcctgtttactgatttcggttgggtttcctcatcaggcttttctcagattcgcattacaggattctcatttttactgtcagtcctttcctttcggtctctcttccgatcccacagggttcaggaagttcGCAGAATAACTTTTTCAAAGGCaagaggtgacgttggttcccttttgggacaatctactgctactatcccactctgtacattaggtggcttctgaatatcccgaggatccaggagcttttggttcgacacagatccaatttatgctcctcgtagacgttttctcaacacggtccgtcagaggatttttccttcctcggcaccaggtactctatttcttcagtcaagttgcgacgcaatgagtggtcgcctacattcccctctgagcgggggacaacaatcttctttccaggtcaggcaaccaggtcagactcctgggtgagggaacattccccggagttttgtcagctggtctgctgtgggcggagatttcgaatcgacctcagggcgttctgactgactctttaaccctttactactcacggacgtgagctctggtggcagtagcgGAGGATGCCTTcggggctcctgggagtttctggttattctatcctgcctccttttctatttctacctccctttcggtaacacaggaggagagtatgcgtgctagtcctctcggtggctctggttgggccacccatgacttgaagatacggctacaactgttgtcggtagaggagccttggctcctacctcgactggacggtctacttcaacagggtccttttctttgttcaatcttacactggtttcatttaaccgtctgactgttcacgagacctctgaagggaggagttccctagttcggttaggcctactaggccccgatttcagaagtctgttacctcttctcgcttttgccaccttTGGAAAACTGTATGGTACATAGtaaggataaaagggggttttccccttctttcagttaccattcggccgtcatctttggtttctatgggaggttttgctccgctgcgcttaaaaccacattgacctgaattttaggtctctgcctttttcggttttcttccaaaagagattagcctggcggccgtaagtttgGGCTCTCTtttagggagtactctattggcaactcccccggctgagcttcggcctcagaggtcgtttcttccaaaggggatgtccgtttttcatataaatctgacactagtgtttttcagttacTAGTTGACTGTTGTCAAGGCTCGCcgtctctctctacagaggtcttaggctattcgacaaaggggttttcttctttgttctgtacgatgctcccgtactaaatagccggggtcccagcatatgctgggctgttggatacatctgaccatcacacAGGCTTCTTAGCGgtggctcgggagcctccgttttccatttcagcgcactttacgcgcgttatGGGACCTTAGTGGTCAGCTGccagtggggtctccatgaatactttatgtcgggcggctacttggtcagaccgacattcgttttgtcaaattctacaagtttgacacttttgcggcctctgcatcacagtttggccgagcgattttacaggactctcagcgctctcccacccgtttttgggagctctgggacgtccccattgtaactacgctccagtggcccctagtggatgaaggagaaatcaggattttggtacttaccgataaatccctttctccgattccacaggggccactggacgcccgcccagcgctgttcctccttgttttttgcttaacggtttgcagatcaccatatgactgcttagccggttgtttgttaggttctgttccaggtttgatttgtgttatcctggtttacagggcttcattaacctcctctaccttacggtttgggtttttccagctctcctcgggcacagttttacgtagactggcttggaggggagatagtagggtaggagctagccacagtgtgaagaattttaaagtgccagctcccaattactgcctactattccccattgtaactacgctccagtggcccctgtggaatcggagaaagggatttatcggtaagtaccaaaatcctgattttaggcaaaaccagtgctggtggctgctaatcataaaatatgtagccAAGCAGCGAAAGctgtctctcaccacataactaacCCTAAAGATGGCATATTaacacaataagaaacttttggcctaggggtgccgtgaaaaaaattctgatactctagggtgccgtgattcacaaaagtttgggaaccactgatgtaggtACTACAGAAAATCATTGGCTGCCACTACCAGTTGCAGAATCCAGAGCTCTTTATATTATATTTTACAGTGGTCAGCTCACTTTTCTGGCCAATGGTAGCTGCACGTTTGTAGAAGGAGAATCCAATGGTAGCAAGCACGTTTGTTGAAGGATAATATGGTTATAAATTACTTCTAGTGTTGCTAATTGAGAAACCATGATCAGACTTGTGACAAACTATCAGGTTTGTATAATATTTTCTGTTTGCAACCTTTTATGGCATTACTGCATTATTTTGTCCCACTGTATTTATCTCAACACAGCTCATACACATGATAAAAGTATTTATCAGACAAAACTAAGTCACGCGGCCTAATCCAGTAAATACTATAAAACAATAGCATAATATCTCACCAACCACATTGATATTTCTGGACAGCTTCATAGCCCAGTGCAAGAGCATATGGTGCTCTCATAGGAGAGGTTATTGTTATTTATCTGTAtcttaacaatatttttttttcttttcccgtcAAGAACTTTGGCAAAATGATTGTTCCGGTCAGATGCTTCACATGTGGAAAGATTGTTGGAAATAAGTGGGAGGCGTACCTTGGGCTACTGCAAGCGGAGTATACTGA is part of the Pseudophryne corroboree isolate aPseCor3 chromosome 11, aPseCor3.hap2, whole genome shotgun sequence genome and harbors:
- the POLR2L gene encoding DNA-directed RNA polymerases I, II, and III subunit RPABC5 isoform X1, producing MIRLVTNYQNFGKMIVPVRCFTCGKIVGNKWEAYLGLLQAEYTEGDALDALGLKRYCCRRMLLAHVDLIEKLLNYAPLEK